A stretch of DNA from Thiothrix subterranea:
GTGCCTTTGCCGCCCATTTGCGCGACCCCGCAGCGAATCCGCCACCTGCCGGTGTTGATGCGGCACGAGCGGGTGTTTACGTGGAATTGCTGTTCAATAATGTGGAAGATTTCCTCAGCAACTGCTTTCCGGTGATTCGCAGCATTCTGGATGATGACGCATGGAATGCGTTGGTACGCCAATTTTACGCCGAACACGCTTGCACCACGCCGTATTTCCGCGAAATCCCCGCCGAATTTGTGCAATGGCTCACGTCGACTTCGCTCAGTGACCGCTCTCCCTCGTTCACTGAGCAAAGTCGAAGCGTCCCCTTCTTACTAGAACTCGCGCATTACGAATGGGTGGAAATCCCGCTGACACTCGCTGACGCGACTATCGACTGGCAGCACATCGACCCGGACGGTGATTTATTGGATGGCACACCGGTATTGAATCCAGTCATGTTGTTGCAAAGCTATCAATACCCCGTCCACCGCATTAGCGCGGCTTACCAACCGCACACCCCTGAACCCACCCATTTATTATTAATACGAAATAGAGAAAATAAAATTGATTTTATAGAACTTAATGCCATTACCGCTAAACTGGTAAAACACTTACAAGAGGGGGAAAATGCCAGAAAAGCTCTCACTCGGATTGCTGTGGAAATTCAACACCCAAACATTGAGCAACTATTAGCGTTCGGATTAACCCTGTTACACCAGTTTCAACAACAACACGTATTATTGGGTGTGGCGAATCTCTCGACGCCATAACCACTTATCAGCAATAAACGCCCCTATCGGTAAATTCTATGTTTACTGAAGACAAGAATGTGTTATCTAAGTGGCATATTCTTATCGAGGGCCTTCTTACCATGCGTACACTGTTATCACTCGCGGCATCGGCATGTATTTTGTTCATAAGCAGCTTCATGGCGGGCTGTACCGACACCGCGCCAGTCAAAGAAGCTGAAACCAAAAGCATTCAGGACGTAGCCAAAGATGCCATGAATTCCACCGGCAAACTGACCAAAGAACAAGTGGATGCGCTGATCCGCGCCAATGCTGCCTGTCGACCTGACGATAAGCGTTAAGCCATGCAGACACTCAGCACCTTACTCATTGGTTTTTCCATCTTCAGCATTCCGCTGCTTGCATTCACGCATTTCCGGCACGAACATTACCAAGGGCAAGCCGCCGCACAAGCCATGGGCATTATCGTGCTGATTGCGTTGCTGGGTTTGCAATTGGCGCATTTTACCGGGTTACAAACGGGGGCAGACAGTATTCACAACCCTTACTACCAAGTCTTATTGTTTAGCGTCGCCCCCACTTTTTATTTGTTCAGCAAGCCACTGTTGCAAGCCACTACCGAAAAGTTACCGCGCGACTTGCTGCATTTATTACCGATTTTGATTGCCCCGTTTCTGCCCTTTCCAGTCGCGGTAACAATGGCCTTTGTCTTAGGGGCTGGGTATTGTGTGTGGTTAGCCCTGCGCGTGTATGCAGCATTGCATCAGCAACGCCGTCGCTTTCAGCCAGTAGGGATGATTTTGAGTGCAGCATTCGCTATCGCTTTATCTGTCCTGCCACTGGGAATCGGCATTACTTTGCTGCCAGAAAACGTCTTTTTCACGGTACACGCCAGTGCCATTGGGTTAGTGGTGTTATTGATCCATGCCGCGCTCAGCATTGCCCCGCGCTTGACCACGGAAATCGCCGAAGTTGCCCGCGAAACCCACACCGTTTCCACCCTAGCGGATGTGGACTGCGAAACAATGTTGGCAGAAGTCGAAGGCTTAATGCAGGAAAAAGAACTGTTCCGCCAACCCGATTTAGCCATCACTGCGTTGGCAGAACGCCTCGGACTTTCCAGTCAACAATTGGCGGAATTACTGCAAACCCGTCTTGGCAAAGGCTTCTCACGCTATGTGCGCGAATTCCGCGTCGAAGCCGCAGAAGACATGCTCTTAGAAGAACCCGACACCACCTTGCAAGCCGTGGGTTTAAGCGTCGGCTTTGCGTCAGAAACCCAATTTACCGAAGCCTTTCGTGAAATCAGCGGCATGACACCGGGGCAATTCCGCAAAATCAATCTTCACGGCTAATAAGCGCTCTTTCTTCCGATAAATTCTGCCGCTCATCGGTAAAACCGAACAAAAAACGAATTCATGGCAAGTATTTTTGATTGGCGTAATCGGGCGCTAAACCGTATATTTGGTTCGTGTTTTGTTCGTTTTACTAAGCAGGAACCGCGCCATGCTCACACGCCGCCAACAACAAATTTGGGACATTATTCAGTCCCTGTACGCTCGCAATGGCTATACGCCGACCTTGGATGAAATCGCCCAAGCAGGCGGAATTTCCACCCGCAGCACCGTTCACCAACACGTGCAAGCACTGATTCGGGAAGGCCGCTTGCACACCACAGCCGGTAAACGCGCCTATCGGTTGCCAGAAACGACTGTGGCGCGTCACCCGCAAATGCCATTACGCCTTGGCCTCCCGCTCGCCGGACGCATCGCTGCCGGTAAACCGATCGAGGCGATTGCAGGCAAAGATGAAATCAACCCCAGTGATTTGTTTGGTGGCAATGGGCGTTACGTACTGGAAGTGCGTGGCGAGTCGATGATCGACATCGGCATTATGGATGGGGATTTCGTCGTCATCCAACAACAAGACAACGCTCGCGATGGCGACATTGTGGTGGCCTTGGTGGAACGCGAAGAAGCCACCCTCAAACGCTTATACCGCCTGCCCGACGGACGTATCGAATTACGCCCAGAAAACAGTCAAATGCAACCGATGCTCTACCCCGCCGAAAGCGTACAGGTACAGGGTAAAATGGTCGGTTTGTTCCGCAGTTATTAATCCAAGCCTTCAGGAGTAACCCGATGAATACCAACACGCAAACACCGTCACTTGACGCAACCTTATCCGCTCCACCAAACCAACCGGAATGGGGGCAAGTCTGGCAAATCACTCGCGCCTTGCTGGTCGTTTGGGCATTGGCTGTTTGGGCTTTGCTGATCCTACTGCCCGGTTTGGAGCAGATCATTAACATGGAAACCGCCATGTTGCATTTGCCCTACGTGCTGATCGGCTTGGCTCTAGTGGGAGCCGTCGTAGCCGCGCATAGCTTGCGGGCTGACCGGCATCTATTGTGGTTTTTGAGCGTGCTGCTGATGTTGGCAGGCTGGATGTGAACCATGAGCACTAAATATGCAGCATAAAAATGGCGTGATGAAAGTTGCCGCTTCCAACACGCCGGAAATTCCCGCTATCACTCAGTAAAGTTTAAGACAGGAACATTCATTATGACGGATTCCAGTACAAATACCAACGTAGACCGACCAGCGCACCTGGTCGCCACCAAATCACTGCGCGACATCTTGAGCGATTTGCGCAAAGCCGAAGCTTGGCTGCTGATGGCAGCGTTCGCGGCGTTCCTTGCCTCAGCTTTTTTTGTGGTGAAATATTTCGTGGGCGGGGAAATGGATCCGCCCAATTGGAGCGGCGAACAATGGGCAAATGCCATGCTCGGTTTAGGCATTACTGCCGTGATCACTGCCGCTCAAGCTTTTTTGTACGCCAGTGGCTATAAAGGTCCGGCGGCGATCGTTGCGACAGTGATTGTGGTATTTTTTGGCTTATTTTCAGAAGTCTCACAGTCGATGGAACGTGAAGATGCCACCGTGCGCCAGCGCTCTGAAGACTCGCCGGTGTTTCAAGCCACGCTCGGCAGCATTCAGAATTTGAGCGTGCAAGCGGCTGCGCCTTCGGGTGCTACCGCACAATTGGCAGCCGCACGCGGTCAATTGGCAAGGCACGAAGCGGAACTGACGGCGTGTCGGGCTAAATACCGTACCGATACGCGCGTTCAACAATGCGAACGTTACGAACACGACAAAATTGCACAAGCACGCGGTGCACTCGCAGCGGCAGAAGCAACCGCCGGTAGTTCTGCCAACATGGTCGGTTCCGCGCTGAGTGCGGCGATTATCCAAGCGAAAACGCTGGAATACGACGAAGACAAACACTACGCCATGATCCGCTTGCTCAAAGATTTGTTTAATGTTGGGGGCATTTGGGCCTCGTTTTTGTTTTCGATCATTATTATTGGCACGTTTGAATACGCTTTTCACTTTGTGGGCAGCTACGTGGCAGACCACAAACGCGCCCTGCTATTGATGGGGCGCGATACGCACGGTGAACTGATCCACGCGAATCCTGACGGGTTAGCCGCAAACAGTGAATTAGCCGAGGCAAACTTCAACGGCATTCCGAGGGATTTCGGTAATGCCGAACGCGATCAATACCTGAACCAAATCACCCCGGAACGCACCGACTTGACCGAAGTAGGCAATGTGCGTATCCATGCTGAAGCCGATGCGCCGGAAACGTCACGCCCAGATCCGCCGGAAGCCAAGGTGCGCGACCTGACCCGTGAACGTTTTTTCAAACTGATTTACACGGAAGTGCGTTCACGGATTCTCAACGGTGATGTCAAACCCACGGTACGCCCAGTGACCGATGCTGTCACCGATGTGATTCGCCACCACACCAAGGCATTGGGCTTGCAACCGTCCCTGATCGGTAAACCCGAACGCCAGAAAATTGCGGAAAAAATCCTCGAAAAACTGGAACGTGAAACGGTGCTGGAACTGAACCCGCAACAAGGTGTCGGAAAGCCTAAGTACCTGCTGGCAAGCCGCTGGGCAAACCGGCCTGCACCGGAAATCCCGATGGCGGGGCAAGCCGTCCGGTAAACCGTGCAGAGCGGCTAACATCGGGTTATGATTATATGGGCTATGACGATCCGGCTGCATTTCGAGCGCGGATCGTCTATATAAAAGATTAACTTAGATGTCTGTGCGGAATTGCCATGAAATATAAAATACTTGCTGTTGCCACGGGGCTGTTGTTGGCAGCATCACTCACCAGCTTGCCACCCGCCTTCGCTGACGCCAATTACGGGCCGGTCAAAAACAATGACACTTTGTGGGATATTGCCAGTCGGCAACGGCCTTCTTACGCCATTAGTGTGCCGCAAATGATGGCGGCTATCCGTGCGCAAAATCCTGATGCCTTTATTAACGGTGACATTAATAAACTCAAAAAAGGGATTCACCTCCAGATCCCCGTCATTCCTGACGTTCAACAAAATGCCAACAAACAAGCCTCTCAAGACAGCTTACACGCTGAAATGACGCGCTTGCGAGAACAGCTCAGCACCGAACAACAACGCAGCGCTGACTTAAGCAAGCAATTGGCAAGCTTACAAGCCAACCAAGCGGCGACCACGGCTGAACCGACACAAGATCAGGCGCAAGTTGCACAATTGCAAAACGCTCTAATGATCAAATTACAAACAGAATTGACTGAACTGAAGCAACAACTGCAAGCCAAAGATGCCCGCATCGCAGAACTGGAAACCGCTTCGGCACAAGTTGCCGCTTTACCGACCACCAACGCAACACCCGAACAAACCCAGCAAGCCGACGCCGCCGTGCAAGCCGAACTGACCGAACTGAAACAATTGTTGGAACAACGCGATACGCACATTCAGAACTTGCAAGCCTCATTGCGCGAAGCCAGCATTTCCATCAAACGCCAATATGCGGAAAGCCAAACCCTGCACGCCCGCCTTAAGGAATTAGAACCCGGTAATACTGCTGCTGCGCCGCCACCACCGGCTGAACCGGGTAGCACTCCGCCCCCCAGCCTGACTTTGGCTACGGATCCAGCAACCGAGCAAACCCCAAGTGCTCCACCTGAATCCACACCTGTCTTTATCGACCAAGTAACGCCACCAGCGACAACCACAGTAGACAGTCGCGACAAACCCGCCGTGCCATTGCAAAACATCCTAGAGCAGCAAATCACCGGCACGGAAGGCGGTAAATTTCCGACACCCACACGGGTATCGTTGGTCGTTGCGTTGATTTCATTGATGTTTATTTTAGCACTGCTGTGGCGCTCTATTTCCCAACGACGCGCACTCAATCGGGAAGAAGCCCGCTTACGCGCTGAGTTGGAAGCATAGTTGCTAAACAGAGGCTTGTTGGCTCTTGTCATCCGGCAAGCTCCACGTGAAACATTGCCGATTGGTTAACAACTTATTGACAAGAACTGTGGATAAGTCTTCCAATCCGCTGCGAAATCCGAGGGCTTTGTGTGGTAAAAGCCTGCTCAGTTTTTTCTAGCCAATTCCTGAACCCAGAATTAAAAAACCGTTTTTTTAGATAAAAGGCTTGATTTAGCCGACCAATGACGTGTATAGCCGCCCATTTGCAGATTTTAACCATACTATCCATCAGTATCTTTATGCATAGCAGCAATGCGGTGACGAACGGTTTGCCTGTGGATAACTTCGTGGATAACTTCAACTGCAAATGCTGGAAAAGAAATGCTGGATAAGGTACAAGGCGTTTTCACACAATTATCTGACGGGGACACGATGAAGTACGACGTATTCGGTATTGGCAACGCGCTGGTAGACAAGGAATTCGAGGTCACAGAAGACTTTTTGGCAGCACACGGCATCCAAAAAGGCATGATGACCCTGATTGATGAGGCAAAACAGCAGCAATTACTCGCGGGTTTAAGCGCAACCTTCGGCATGAAAAAGCGTGCCAGCGGTGGTTCAGCCGCGAATAGCATCGTGGCAGTAAGTCAGTTTGGCGGCAAAACGTTTTACGCCTGCAAAGTTGCGAATGACGAAACCGGCGAGTTTTACATGAACGATTTGCACGCGGCGGGCGTGGCGACCAAGCTGGATCAAGTGCGTTGCAGCTCGGAAGGTGTCACCGGCAAGTGCATGGTGATGGTCACACCGGATGCAGAGCGTACCATGAACACGTTTTTGGGGATTACCGCTGATTTTTCCGAAGCCGAATTGCATTTGGATGAGCTGAAGCAAGCGCAATACCTGTATATTGAAGGCTATTTGGTCACGTCGGATATTTCCCGTGCTGCGGCGTTGAAAGCACGGCAAGTGGCGAAAGAACACGGCGTGAAAACCGCGATGACCTTCTCCGACCCTGCAATGGTGCGTTTTTTCCGCAGCGGTGTGGATGAAATGTTGGGCGATGGCGCGGATATTTTGTTCTGTAATCACGAAGAAGTCAGCGTGTTTACCGGCAAAGATGATTTGGAAGAAGCGATTGCCGCCATCAAGCCGTATGCGGGCAAGCTGGTCATCACGCTGGGCAGCAAGGGTGCGCTGGTGGTGGATGAGAACGGGCGTACTGAAATTGCCGCGCATCCCGTCAAAGCGGTGGATACCAATGGTGCGGGCGATATGTTTGCGGGCGCATTCCTGTATGGGATTACGCAGGGCATGGATAATGCGCAGGCGGGCAAACTGGCGAGCATGGCGGCATCACGGGTGGTGACGGTGTTTGGCGCACGCTTGGGTAAAGATGCGCATCAGGCGGTGTTGGCTGCGGTTTAAAGCAGCGCTCTGGCTTGCACGGCATCTCGCGCAATCTGTGCCTTCAATTCGTCCAGTGACGCAAATTTCATTTCGTCACGGATGAATGCCACAGGTTCGACGCAAATATGTTTGCCGTACACCTGTTGCGCAAAGTCGAACAGGTGAACCTCCAGCCGATTTTCCACGCCATGTACCGACGGACGTGTGCCTAGATTTGCCACGCCGTTGATGGCTTCTTCACCCAATCCGTATACTTTTACCGCGTACACCCCTCGGCGTAGGGCGATGTGTTGCGGCACGCGCATGTTCAGGGTCGGAAAACCGATGGTACGCCCGCGCTTGTCGCCGTGGCGGACGCGCCCCGAAATGCGGTACGGTTTGCCCAGCAATTCTGCGGCTTGCTCCAGTTCTGCGGTGCTCAACGCAAGGCGAATGCGGGTGCTGCTAACGCGCTCATCGGCGTGCAATAACGTCGGTGTATCCACCACCTGCATTCCCGCTGCCGCGCCCATTGCTTGCAGCAAGTGGTAATCGCCGCGTCGCCCTTTGCCGAAGCGAAAATCATCACCCACCACCAAATAGCGCACCTTTAAACCATCCAGCAGGATGTGTTGCACGAAATCTTCCGCCTCCATGCTCGCCAGTTGCTTGTTAAAGCGGAGGCAGGCAAAACGTTCTACGTTCATCGCTTCCAGCAAGCGCAGTTTGTCGCGCAAGGCGTAAATGCGCGGTGGCGGCGGTGCGCGGAAAAACTCAATCGGTAGCGGCTCGAAGCTGATCACCGTGGCGGGTAAGCCGAGGGCTTGCGCTTTCCATTCGACGTGTTGGATCACGGCTTGATGCCCTTTGTGCAAGCCATCGAAGTTGCCGATGGTGGCGACACAGCCCAGATCGTGGGCGGGAGCGGGGAGGATGCGGCGTAGTAGTTTCATGCGCTAAGTTTACCTCAAATCGGCAAAATCATGCTGGCGCAATGCCTCATACACCACCACCGCGACGGTATTCGACAGATTCATGCT
This window harbors:
- a CDS encoding AraC family transcriptional regulator, with the protein product MQTLSTLLIGFSIFSIPLLAFTHFRHEHYQGQAAAQAMGIIVLIALLGLQLAHFTGLQTGADSIHNPYYQVLLFSVAPTFYLFSKPLLQATTEKLPRDLLHLLPILIAPFLPFPVAVTMAFVLGAGYCVWLALRVYAALHQQRRRFQPVGMILSAAFAIALSVLPLGIGITLLPENVFFTVHASAIGLVVLLIHAALSIAPRLTTEIAEVARETHTVSTLADVDCETMLAEVEGLMQEKELFRQPDLAITALAERLGLSSQQLAELLQTRLGKGFSRYVREFRVEAAEDMLLEEPDTTLQAVGLSVGFASETQFTEAFREISGMTPGQFRKINLHG
- the lexA gene encoding transcriptional repressor LexA, which gives rise to MLTRRQQQIWDIIQSLYARNGYTPTLDEIAQAGGISTRSTVHQHVQALIREGRLHTTAGKRAYRLPETTVARHPQMPLRLGLPLAGRIAAGKPIEAIAGKDEINPSDLFGGNGRYVLEVRGESMIDIGIMDGDFVVIQQQDNARDGDIVVALVEREEATLKRLYRLPDGRIELRPENSQMQPMLYPAESVQVQGKMVGLFRSY
- the ribF gene encoding bifunctional riboflavin kinase/FAD synthetase; translated protein: MKLLRRILPAPAHDLGCVATIGNFDGLHKGHQAVIQHVEWKAQALGLPATVISFEPLPIEFFRAPPPPRIYALRDKLRLLEAMNVERFACLRFNKQLASMEAEDFVQHILLDGLKVRYLVVGDDFRFGKGRRGDYHLLQAMGAAAGMQVVDTPTLLHADERVSSTRIRLALSTAELEQAAELLGKPYRISGRVRHGDKRGRTIGFPTLNMRVPQHIALRRGVYAVKVYGLGEEAINGVANLGTRPSVHGVENRLEVHLFDFAQQVYGKHICVEPVAFIRDEMKFASLDELKAQIARDAVQARALL
- a CDS encoding adenosine kinase, translated to MLDKVQGVFTQLSDGDTMKYDVFGIGNALVDKEFEVTEDFLAAHGIQKGMMTLIDEAKQQQLLAGLSATFGMKKRASGGSAANSIVAVSQFGGKTFYACKVANDETGEFYMNDLHAAGVATKLDQVRCSSEGVTGKCMVMVTPDAERTMNTFLGITADFSEAELHLDELKQAQYLYIEGYLVTSDISRAAALKARQVAKEHGVKTAMTFSDPAMVRFFRSGVDEMLGDGADILFCNHEEVSVFTGKDDLEEAIAAIKPYAGKLVITLGSKGALVVDENGRTEIAAHPVKAVDTNGAGDMFAGAFLYGITQGMDNAQAGKLASMAASRVVTVFGARLGKDAHQAVLAAV
- a CDS encoding HvfC family RiPP maturation protein, which gives rise to MNATEAYQRAFAAHLRDPAANPPPAGVDAARAGVYVELLFNNVEDFLSNCFPVIRSILDDDAWNALVRQFYAEHACTTPYFREIPAEFVQWLTSTSLSDRSPSFTEQSRSVPFLLELAHYEWVEIPLTLADATIDWQHIDPDGDLLDGTPVLNPVMLLQSYQYPVHRISAAYQPHTPEPTHLLLIRNRENKIDFIELNAITAKLVKHLQEGENARKALTRIAVEIQHPNIEQLLAFGLTLLHQFQQQHVLLGVANLSTP
- a CDS encoding FimV/HubP family polar landmark protein, which translates into the protein MKYKILAVATGLLLAASLTSLPPAFADANYGPVKNNDTLWDIASRQRPSYAISVPQMMAAIRAQNPDAFINGDINKLKKGIHLQIPVIPDVQQNANKQASQDSLHAEMTRLREQLSTEQQRSADLSKQLASLQANQAATTAEPTQDQAQVAQLQNALMIKLQTELTELKQQLQAKDARIAELETASAQVAALPTTNATPEQTQQADAAVQAELTELKQLLEQRDTHIQNLQASLREASISIKRQYAESQTLHARLKELEPGNTAAAPPPPAEPGSTPPPSLTLATDPATEQTPSAPPESTPVFIDQVTPPATTTVDSRDKPAVPLQNILEQQITGTEGGKFPTPTRVSLVVALISLMFILALLWRSISQRRALNREEARLRAELEA